In Prescottella soli, a genomic segment contains:
- a CDS encoding spinster family MFS transporter has protein sequence MSLPRTVTGAPAPDTGRTTILSGALVALFLANLLNFFDRSIPSVVAEPIKHEFALSDLQLGLITSAFTVVYAIAGLPLGRLADRGNRPGIIGVGLLVWSGLTAATGAAGNYMLFILVRLGVGVGEAAFTPAANSMIGDLYQADRRSRAVGIFMLGLPMGLMLAYFTVGRIAEAFDSWRAPFFVAAVPGVILALVMLRMRDPERGGAEQVSIAESGAVRRPIRLLLSIPTLRWLILAGLTFNFAAYAVNSFTVPLLMRQYELKLTSAAVVTGVIVGLTGLFGLLLGARYADRASATSPRSRLMIGVVATAVAAPLTALALMQNGGSVFLFALLFSLGWLLAYGFYVSVYPAIHDVVVPQLRATATALFFAAMYLLGGFAGPVVVGGISDWFAERAARSAGVQGVAQFAGQGLNSALYLVPLMLALTAAFIYLATRRVDADSIRMRSSLAD, from the coding sequence ATGTCGCTGCCTAGAACCGTGACGGGCGCCCCTGCCCCTGACACCGGCCGCACCACAATTCTCAGCGGGGCGCTGGTCGCCCTGTTCCTCGCCAACCTCCTCAACTTCTTCGACCGGTCGATCCCCTCGGTCGTCGCCGAGCCGATCAAGCACGAATTCGCCCTCAGTGACCTGCAGTTGGGCCTGATCACGTCAGCCTTCACCGTTGTGTACGCGATCGCGGGACTGCCACTCGGGCGCCTTGCCGACCGCGGAAACCGCCCGGGGATCATCGGTGTCGGACTGCTTGTGTGGAGTGGCCTGACCGCAGCCACCGGGGCAGCGGGTAACTACATGCTGTTCATCCTCGTCCGGCTCGGCGTCGGTGTCGGAGAGGCCGCCTTCACTCCAGCCGCGAACTCGATGATCGGCGACCTCTACCAGGCCGATCGCCGTTCCCGTGCCGTCGGCATCTTCATGCTGGGACTCCCGATGGGGCTGATGCTCGCCTACTTCACGGTCGGCAGGATCGCCGAGGCCTTCGACTCGTGGCGGGCGCCGTTCTTCGTCGCCGCGGTCCCGGGCGTCATCCTCGCGCTCGTGATGCTGCGGATGCGCGATCCCGAACGCGGTGGTGCTGAGCAGGTTTCGATCGCCGAATCGGGTGCGGTCCGGCGCCCGATCCGCCTCCTGCTGTCGATCCCGACCCTGCGCTGGCTGATCCTCGCCGGCCTGACCTTCAACTTCGCGGCCTATGCGGTCAACTCCTTCACGGTCCCGCTGCTGATGCGGCAGTACGAACTGAAACTGACGTCCGCGGCCGTCGTCACCGGCGTCATCGTCGGGCTCACCGGGTTGTTCGGGCTGTTGCTCGGGGCTCGCTACGCCGACCGGGCCTCGGCAACCTCGCCGCGGTCTCGGCTGATGATCGGCGTCGTCGCCACCGCCGTCGCGGCGCCGCTCACCGCGTTGGCGCTGATGCAGAACGGCGGCAGCGTATTCCTGTTCGCCCTGCTGTTCTCGCTCGGCTGGCTGCTCGCCTACGGTTTCTACGTGAGCGTGTATCCCGCGATTCACGATGTTGTCGTTCCGCAGCTACGTGCCACCGCAACCGCGCTGTTCTTCGCCGCGATGTACCTACTCGGAGGATTTGCCGGACCGGTTGTGGTCGGCGGTATCTCCGACTGGTTCGCAGAACGTGCGGCACGCAGCGCAGGCGTGCAGGGCGTCGCGCAGTTCGCGGGCCAGGGGCTCAACTCCGCGCTCTACCTGGTGCCGTTGATGCTTGCGCTGACCGCAGCTTTCATCTACCTCGCTACCCGTCGGGTGGATGCGGACTCGATTCGTATGCGGTCCAGTCTCGCCGACTGA
- a CDS encoding carboxylesterase/lipase family protein, translated as MTRAEQSVVVTTTDGAVLGRTDPTTGVVSFKGIPYAAAPVGARRFAPPEPCPRWDGVRDASEYGPTAPASPYAPPYDALISEVFIPGEDYLNLNVWTPDPNGTAPVMVWIHGGAFTNGSGSTAAYDGTAFARDGVVLVTINYRLGVDGFGHLRGQGTNLGLRDQIAALRWVRDNIAAFGGDPAAVTVFGESAGAMSIGALLASPQAEGLFRRAILQSGAAHHTIRPETAERISEELASLLGISPTQEALATVPTDRVLAAQQQLRAAVSADPNPQRWGEVTRNLMPFEPVVDGEVLPVAPPEAIADGASGDVDVLIGCNTEEFRYFLVPVGAIDAVTAELSHGAVAAYGLDPDVALPVYREADPNAGPGDLLAAVGTDWFYRIPAIRLAEAHADNGRGRTYAYEFAWQPPTFDGRLGACHTAEIPFVFDNLGIGGFENVVGARPPQDLADTMHAAWIAFATHGDPGWAPYTVRDRATMRFDTVSAVQTDPHAPQRQLWSGIR; from the coding sequence ATGACACGCGCCGAGCAGAGTGTGGTCGTCACCACCACCGACGGAGCGGTACTCGGCCGGACGGATCCGACCACGGGTGTGGTCTCCTTCAAGGGAATTCCTTACGCTGCTGCACCGGTCGGTGCGCGCCGATTCGCTCCACCCGAGCCATGTCCCCGGTGGGACGGAGTGCGAGACGCGAGCGAGTACGGACCCACCGCACCGGCCTCCCCGTATGCACCTCCTTATGATGCGCTGATCTCCGAAGTGTTCATCCCGGGCGAGGACTACCTCAACCTCAACGTGTGGACACCGGACCCGAACGGCACGGCGCCGGTGATGGTATGGATCCACGGTGGTGCGTTCACCAACGGCTCCGGTTCGACCGCCGCCTACGACGGCACCGCATTCGCCCGCGACGGTGTCGTGCTGGTGACCATCAACTACCGGCTCGGCGTCGACGGGTTCGGACATCTACGCGGGCAGGGCACGAATCTCGGCCTGCGCGACCAGATCGCGGCGTTGCGCTGGGTTCGCGACAACATCGCAGCCTTCGGCGGTGACCCTGCGGCTGTGACGGTATTCGGCGAATCCGCCGGCGCGATGAGCATCGGAGCGCTACTCGCCTCCCCACAAGCCGAGGGCTTGTTCCGGCGCGCAATCCTGCAGAGTGGCGCGGCCCATCACACGATACGGCCCGAGACCGCCGAGAGGATCTCGGAAGAACTGGCCTCCCTGCTGGGGATTTCGCCAACCCAGGAAGCCCTCGCCACTGTGCCCACGGACCGGGTACTGGCCGCCCAGCAACAGTTGCGGGCCGCGGTGTCGGCCGACCCGAATCCGCAACGGTGGGGTGAGGTGACACGCAACCTCATGCCGTTCGAGCCCGTGGTGGACGGCGAAGTGCTCCCGGTCGCGCCGCCCGAAGCGATAGCGGACGGCGCGAGCGGCGACGTCGACGTGCTGATCGGATGCAACACAGAGGAATTCCGCTACTTCCTGGTTCCGGTCGGCGCGATCGACGCGGTCACAGCCGAGCTGTCGCATGGCGCGGTTGCCGCGTACGGGCTCGACCCCGATGTCGCGCTGCCGGTCTACCGAGAAGCCGATCCGAATGCCGGCCCCGGAGACCTCCTCGCGGCCGTCGGCACCGACTGGTTCTACCGGATACCCGCCATCCGGTTGGCAGAGGCGCATGCCGACAACGGCCGGGGACGCACCTACGCCTACGAATTCGCGTGGCAACCACCGACGTTCGACGGCCGGCTGGGCGCTTGCCATACTGCCGAGATCCCGTTCGTCTTCGACAACCTCGGCATCGGGGGGTTCGAGAACGTGGTGGGAGCACGCCCGCCGCAGGACTTGGCCGACACCATGCACGCCGCGTGGATCGCATTCGCGACTCACGGCGATCCCGGCTGGGCGCCATACACCGTTCGTGACCGAGCAACTATGCGCTTCGACACCGTCTCCGCCGTGCAGACGGATCCGCATGCACCGCAGCGGCAATTGTGGAGCGGCATCCGGTGA
- a CDS encoding VOC family protein, which translates to MAIERLNHAVLFVSDLQRSLAFYQDVLGFKALPGGFPGAAFLQAPDSVNDHDLGLFQSPNPSSGVTPGNVGLYHLAWEVDTLAGLADMRDRLLAAGALTGASNHCSTKALYGSDPDGIEFEVCWLVPDALAIDELVPAQPPTRPLDIAAEIARYGADTHGGPRTDRHLWDRVHAARARG; encoded by the coding sequence TTGGCGATCGAGCGACTCAACCACGCCGTCCTGTTCGTGTCCGACCTGCAGCGCAGCCTGGCCTTCTACCAGGATGTGCTCGGGTTCAAGGCGCTGCCGGGCGGGTTCCCCGGCGCTGCCTTCCTGCAGGCCCCGGACTCGGTGAACGACCACGACCTGGGCCTGTTCCAGAGCCCGAACCCCAGCAGCGGGGTGACGCCGGGCAATGTCGGGCTGTATCACCTGGCATGGGAGGTCGACACCCTCGCGGGACTGGCCGACATGCGCGATCGCCTGCTCGCCGCCGGTGCGCTGACCGGTGCCAGCAACCACTGCTCCACCAAGGCGCTCTACGGGTCCGACCCCGACGGCATCGAGTTCGAGGTGTGCTGGCTGGTGCCCGACGCACTCGCGATCGACGAGCTGGTTCCTGCCCAGCCGCCGACGCGTCCGCTCGACATCGCCGCGGAGATCGCCCGCTACGGCGCCGACACCCATGGCGGCCCGCGCACCGACCGTCACCTGTGGGATCGGGTGCACGCCGCCCGCGCCCGCGGCTGA
- a CDS encoding SGNH/GDSL hydrolase family protein produces the protein MHSVIRTVCAATVAACLQVVAAGTSVAHPAEPPLAYVALGDSAAAGPLIPDQDLSSPGCLRSHNNYPAVVAASLGADLTDVTCSSARSSHVTATPQHTLAGPVPVQVEALSADTDLVTVTIGANDINLFTTALRCLNPLPEPFGNSCAEAFTAGGVDQQRALIDQVAPQWGMALDAIRAHAPNAEIVVVGYGTYTPPGGCPDRQPMWPRDADYLQDVIDSVDDAMAAQARSRAMAFVDIRTVTSGHDICADVSRAHYAGVVPAESAVPLHPTALGMQAIGAYVAEQIR, from the coding sequence GTGCATTCCGTGATCCGAACCGTCTGCGCCGCAACTGTCGCGGCCTGTCTGCAGGTCGTCGCTGCCGGTACCTCCGTGGCTCACCCGGCGGAACCGCCACTCGCGTATGTCGCGCTGGGCGATTCGGCCGCCGCGGGACCGCTCATTCCGGACCAGGACCTCTCCAGTCCCGGCTGCCTCCGGTCGCACAACAACTATCCCGCGGTGGTCGCTGCTTCCCTCGGTGCCGATCTCACCGACGTCACGTGCTCGTCCGCGCGTAGCAGTCACGTCACCGCCACCCCGCAACACACTCTCGCCGGTCCGGTGCCGGTGCAGGTCGAGGCGCTGAGCGCCGACACCGACCTCGTCACCGTCACCATCGGCGCCAACGACATCAATCTGTTCACCACGGCACTCCGCTGCCTCAACCCGCTTCCGGAGCCGTTCGGCAACTCGTGTGCCGAGGCGTTCACCGCCGGTGGTGTAGACCAGCAGCGTGCGCTCATCGACCAGGTCGCCCCGCAATGGGGAATGGCGCTCGACGCGATCCGGGCACACGCGCCGAACGCCGAGATCGTCGTCGTCGGCTACGGCACCTACACGCCCCCGGGCGGATGCCCCGACCGGCAACCGATGTGGCCGCGCGACGCCGACTACCTGCAGGACGTCATCGATTCCGTCGACGACGCCATGGCAGCGCAGGCGCGTTCCCGTGCAATGGCATTCGTCGATATCCGAACGGTGACCTCCGGGCACGACATCTGCGCCGACGTGAGCCGGGCGCACTATGCCGGCGTCGTGCCCGCTGAATCCGCTGTACCACTTCACCCGACCGCATTGGGCATGCAGGCGATCGGCGCCTACGTCGCCGAACAGATCCGCTGA
- a CDS encoding PucR family transcriptional regulator, whose product MDKTIVIGGRPVADQLAQHTHTIVADTVELVWRQVPFYRSLPEEAVRSDVTAIIRCNFEVLIASLRSLRTTDDAGLIRIRESAQRRAEELVPLAEVLHAYHLAVDHWWKVIGDLAGPEDTTDLSRAGTLLHKHLLAATTAVLAGYGSDPAVHGQDDSARRDLFLELTSGSNTTGTAERFGIDLPRLYWVLSLHVEPHPDERSADIDTVVAERRKVRRLQRELDNVGRDNALSMLTSSGGGVLIPILEPDPGVDDWHDSPQYALLSRNLRDMERTIGAAVLTAVSVAAPPEVPQAYEHAREILDVARRSGRGNGTVRLQDVALEYQLTRPSAATPLLADLLSPLGSHPVVLETLESYLDARCDRAAAAAALHVHPNTVAYRLRKVAALTGLDVGTAPDLVRLVAAVAARRAMDVNQTARAARPAPSPA is encoded by the coding sequence GTGGACAAAACCATCGTCATCGGTGGCCGACCGGTGGCCGATCAGCTCGCGCAACACACCCACACAATCGTGGCGGACACGGTCGAGTTGGTATGGAGACAGGTGCCGTTCTATCGGTCGCTGCCGGAAGAAGCAGTCCGCAGCGACGTCACGGCGATCATCCGGTGCAACTTCGAGGTACTCATCGCGAGCCTGCGGTCGTTGCGGACGACGGACGACGCGGGATTGATCCGGATCCGCGAGTCGGCGCAGCGGCGGGCCGAGGAACTGGTTCCACTCGCAGAGGTGCTGCACGCGTATCACCTCGCCGTCGATCACTGGTGGAAAGTGATCGGTGACCTCGCCGGACCCGAGGACACCACCGACCTGTCGCGGGCCGGGACGCTGCTGCACAAGCACCTGCTGGCGGCCACCACCGCCGTGTTGGCAGGCTACGGCTCGGATCCGGCGGTTCATGGCCAGGACGACTCGGCGCGACGAGACTTGTTCTTGGAGTTGACGTCCGGCTCGAACACGACGGGGACGGCGGAGCGGTTCGGTATCGACCTTCCGCGCTTGTACTGGGTGCTGTCGCTCCATGTCGAACCCCACCCGGACGAGCGGTCCGCCGACATCGACACAGTGGTGGCAGAACGCCGGAAGGTTCGCCGGTTGCAGCGCGAGTTGGACAACGTGGGCCGCGACAACGCGTTGAGCATGCTCACCAGTAGCGGCGGCGGTGTCCTGATCCCGATTCTCGAGCCCGACCCTGGGGTGGACGACTGGCACGACAGCCCCCAGTACGCGCTACTCAGCCGGAACCTGCGGGACATGGAACGGACGATCGGTGCCGCGGTCCTGACCGCAGTGTCGGTGGCCGCGCCGCCGGAAGTGCCACAGGCGTACGAGCATGCTCGGGAGATCCTCGACGTCGCCCGGCGCAGCGGGCGCGGCAACGGCACCGTGCGACTCCAGGACGTCGCGCTCGAATATCAACTCACCCGGCCGAGCGCAGCGACACCGCTGCTGGCGGATCTTCTATCGCCGTTGGGGTCTCACCCGGTCGTGCTCGAAACCCTGGAGTCGTACCTCGATGCCCGATGCGACCGCGCCGCCGCGGCCGCTGCGTTGCACGTGCACCCGAACACGGTGGCCTACAGGCTGCGAAAGGTCGCCGCACTCACCGGCCTGGACGTCGGGACCGCACCCGACCTGGTGCGGCTCGTGGCGGCGGTGGCGGCGAGGAGGGCGATGGACGTGAACCAGACTGCTCGGGCTGCGAGACCCGCACCCTCCCCGGCGTAG
- a CDS encoding TetR/AcrR family transcriptional regulator: MDPQERRRQILDRSGEIFATKGISATTVREIADACGVYSGTLYHYFPSKDAIVTEIIRVYVDELYERCTEVIDRQLPPIERLEALVLVAIDAAENHRHATAIWQVETDYMRDKMLEASLGDKGDFAAGLWMQCLTEAQADGELRSDIDAATFYQLMRDSVWLTSRWFRASPKKSNADFAHEITSIYIDGLRVR, translated from the coding sequence ATGGATCCGCAGGAACGACGGCGTCAGATCCTCGATCGTTCCGGCGAGATATTCGCGACCAAGGGCATCTCGGCGACAACCGTGCGCGAGATCGCCGATGCGTGCGGGGTGTACTCCGGCACGCTGTACCACTACTTCCCGTCCAAGGACGCCATCGTCACCGAGATCATCCGGGTCTATGTGGACGAGCTCTACGAACGCTGCACCGAAGTAATCGACCGGCAGCTCCCGCCCATCGAGCGGCTCGAGGCCCTCGTCCTCGTGGCGATCGACGCGGCCGAGAACCACCGCCATGCCACCGCGATCTGGCAGGTCGAGACCGACTACATGCGTGACAAGATGCTCGAGGCCAGCCTGGGCGACAAGGGCGACTTCGCGGCCGGCTTATGGATGCAGTGCCTCACGGAGGCACAGGCCGACGGCGAACTGCGCTCGGACATCGACGCCGCCACCTTCTATCAGCTGATGCGAGACTCGGTGTGGCTCACCAGTCGGTGGTTCCGCGCGTCACCGAAGAAGTCCAACGCCGATTTCGCGCACGAGATCACGTCGATCTACATCGACGGGCTCCGCGTGCGCTGA
- a CDS encoding Rieske 2Fe-2S domain-containing protein: MTEISDDVEVREIVAGSNPDRFARGWHCIGRAQDFRDGKPHQVKIFGTDLVVFEDSKGELQVLDAFCRHMGGNLAMGEIKGDTIACPFHDWRWNGKGKCTEIPYARRVPPVAKTKSWVKLERNGLFFVYNDPQGNPPPADVTIPQIEGYDEGGWSDWSWNTYVVEGSHCREIVDNVVDMAHFFYVHFQIPTYFKNIFEGHVATQVMRSGGRDDIQTGVQLGMAEAETISDASYFGPSFMLDTVYTVAGDIKVETKLANCHYPITNNSFILQWGTIVKRTEGLSDEDAKAMAEQFTEGVEHQFKQDIAIWNHKSRIENPLLTEEDGPVYQLRRWYQQFYVDVEDVTEDMTKRFEFEVDTTRAQQNWRDVVADNVANGVKPVELVADV; the protein is encoded by the coding sequence ATGACCGAGATTTCCGACGACGTCGAGGTCCGGGAGATCGTGGCGGGTAGCAACCCCGACCGCTTCGCGCGTGGCTGGCACTGCATCGGCCGTGCCCAGGACTTCCGCGACGGAAAGCCGCACCAGGTCAAGATCTTCGGCACCGACCTGGTCGTGTTCGAGGACAGCAAGGGCGAGCTGCAGGTCCTCGATGCGTTCTGCCGCCACATGGGTGGCAACCTCGCGATGGGCGAGATCAAGGGCGACACCATCGCCTGCCCGTTCCACGACTGGCGCTGGAACGGCAAGGGCAAGTGCACCGAGATCCCTTACGCGCGTCGTGTTCCTCCGGTCGCCAAGACCAAGTCGTGGGTCAAGCTCGAGCGCAACGGCCTGTTCTTCGTCTACAACGACCCGCAGGGCAACCCGCCGCCGGCCGACGTCACGATCCCGCAGATCGAGGGCTACGACGAGGGCGGCTGGAGCGACTGGAGTTGGAACACCTACGTAGTCGAGGGCTCGCACTGCCGCGAGATCGTCGACAACGTGGTGGACATGGCGCACTTCTTCTACGTGCACTTCCAGATCCCGACCTACTTCAAGAACATCTTCGAGGGTCACGTCGCGACCCAGGTGATGCGCTCGGGCGGCCGTGATGATATCCAGACCGGCGTTCAGCTGGGAATGGCTGAGGCCGAGACGATCTCGGACGCGTCGTACTTCGGTCCGTCCTTCATGCTCGACACCGTCTACACGGTTGCGGGCGACATCAAGGTCGAGACCAAGCTGGCCAACTGCCACTACCCGATCACGAACAACTCGTTCATCCTGCAGTGGGGCACCATCGTCAAGCGGACCGAGGGTCTGTCGGACGAGGACGCCAAGGCGATGGCCGAGCAGTTCACCGAGGGTGTCGAGCACCAGTTCAAGCAGGACATCGCGATCTGGAACCACAAGAGCCGCATCGAGAACCCGCTGCTGACCGAGGAAGACGGCCCGGTCTACCAGCTGCGTCGCTGGTACCAGCAGTTCTACGTGGACGTCGAGGACGTCACCGAGGACATGACCAAGCGCTTCGAGTTCGAGGTCGACACGACCCGCGCCCAGCAGAACTGGCGCGACGTGGTCGCGGACAACGTCGCGAACGGCGTCAAGCCCGTCGAGCTGGTCGCGGACGTCTAG
- a CDS encoding alpha/beta hydrolase family protein — translation MRKSLKLFANAAATVALCATLGLTGPAGTAAAETPGIPSVGHNWAGAGPYTPNVSIGLVHTLYYPRELGAHGEKHPVVIWGNGTGVLPGAYTSLLRHYASHGFIVVAANTPASNFAVTMRSGIDLIAGKAADPSSVFFGKVDLEHIGAVGHSQGGSAAINAAIDDRVDTAVAIQPGPLNDVDLIDEPVLYLAGEADAIVWPTMVRAMYEDADHVPAEYLELRGATHFGTSITGGDMRGPSTAWLRYWLLDDPNARTEFFGASCGYCTDTQQFSDFDRNDLALQIPG, via the coding sequence ATGCGAAAATCTCTCAAACTGTTCGCGAATGCTGCAGCGACGGTTGCGCTGTGCGCGACACTCGGGCTGACGGGCCCGGCCGGAACGGCGGCCGCCGAGACGCCCGGCATCCCGAGCGTCGGGCACAACTGGGCGGGCGCAGGGCCGTACACGCCGAACGTCTCGATCGGGCTGGTACATACTCTGTACTACCCGCGTGAGCTCGGCGCACACGGCGAGAAGCATCCCGTTGTGATCTGGGGGAACGGGACCGGCGTGCTCCCCGGTGCGTACACCTCGTTGTTGCGCCACTACGCCAGCCACGGATTCATCGTGGTCGCCGCCAATACCCCGGCGAGCAACTTCGCCGTCACCATGCGGTCGGGAATCGACCTCATCGCGGGCAAGGCGGCCGACCCATCGAGCGTCTTCTTCGGCAAAGTCGACCTGGAACACATCGGCGCGGTGGGGCACTCACAGGGCGGGTCTGCGGCGATCAATGCCGCGATCGACGACCGCGTCGACACCGCCGTCGCGATCCAGCCGGGCCCGCTCAACGATGTCGACCTCATCGACGAGCCCGTTCTCTATCTCGCCGGCGAGGCCGACGCAATCGTCTGGCCGACGATGGTGCGGGCGATGTATGAGGACGCCGACCACGTGCCCGCCGAGTATCTGGAACTGCGAGGCGCCACGCACTTCGGCACATCGATCACCGGCGGCGATATGCGCGGACCGAGCACGGCGTGGCTGCGGTACTGGCTACTCGACGATCCGAACGCCCGCACCGAGTTCTTCGGCGCGAGCTGCGGATACTGCACTGACACCCAGCAGTTCTCGGACTTCGACCGCAACGATCTGGCCCTGCAGATCCCGGGCTGA
- a CDS encoding ATP-dependent Clp protease ATP-binding subunit, whose product MPAFFGPEGPGRIDITRLMSSDTQLLMAEAAQFAAGRGDAGLDALHILHVAAVKDPVQDMVKRVGGDPEAISKDAEAHLPRAREAVSTSPTVTAAGRRALLDAHQIARALGSTYIDPEHIFLSLVSNGDSTTGRILASAGVTPESMQSAVNASSAEPQQESATPTLDKYGTDLTERARSGGVDPVIGRGDEIEQAIEILARRTKNNPVLVGEAGVGKTAVVEGLAQRIVDGDVPEALADKRIVQLDLAGMLSGTRYRGDFEERLTKAVDEIVAQDGRLIVFIDELHTIVGAGAGGEGAMDAGNILKPKLARGDLRVVGATTLDEYRKHIEKDPALERRFQPVTVNEPSQDDAKEILAGLRERYEDHHRVRYTDEAIAAAVELSSRYIADRYLPDKAIDLLDQAGARKRLQLGASNPDAKALQQRIARLEQSKEDAVAAEDYERASQLRDEISGAERRLDEARDGEPSAVETPSVTAEDIAEVVARATGIPASQMTQKEKERLRRLEDELHQRVVGQEDAVKAISRAVRRSRTGMGDPRRPVGSFLFLGPTGVGKTELAKALAQSLFGDESKMLRLDMSEFGERHTASRLVGAPPGYVGYGEAGQLTEQVRRHPYSVILLDEIEKAHPDVFNVLLQVLDDGRLTDGQGRTVDFKNTVLIMTSNLGSDIISSKGGALGFTTGDAAAVEKPLRDRVMGRLRESFRPEFLNRIDEIVIFRKLEADQLHRITDLLLSESRDRLRAKDIDIEFTPDAVDWIAEHGHQPEFGARPLRRTIAREVDDRIADLLLDDVLDAGGRITVKVTDDELDLVVS is encoded by the coding sequence ATGCCAGCATTCTTCGGGCCCGAGGGGCCCGGGCGCATCGACATCACCCGTCTCATGAGCAGCGACACGCAGTTGCTCATGGCGGAGGCTGCGCAGTTCGCGGCCGGCCGGGGTGACGCGGGCCTCGATGCACTGCACATCCTGCACGTCGCCGCGGTCAAGGATCCGGTGCAAGACATGGTCAAGCGAGTGGGCGGGGACCCGGAGGCGATCTCCAAGGATGCGGAGGCGCACCTGCCCCGCGCCCGGGAAGCCGTCTCGACGTCACCGACAGTCACGGCCGCCGGTCGTCGGGCACTGCTCGACGCCCACCAGATCGCGCGTGCACTCGGTTCGACGTACATCGACCCCGAGCACATCTTCCTGTCGCTGGTCTCGAACGGTGACTCGACGACCGGGCGCATCCTCGCGTCCGCCGGCGTCACCCCCGAGTCGATGCAGTCGGCGGTGAACGCGAGTTCCGCGGAACCGCAGCAGGAGTCGGCCACGCCGACCCTCGACAAGTACGGCACGGACCTGACCGAACGCGCCCGCTCGGGTGGTGTCGACCCGGTCATCGGCCGCGGCGACGAGATCGAGCAGGCCATCGAGATCCTCGCCCGACGGACCAAGAACAACCCGGTCTTGGTCGGCGAGGCCGGTGTGGGCAAGACCGCCGTCGTCGAGGGCCTGGCGCAGCGCATCGTGGACGGCGACGTCCCGGAGGCGTTGGCGGACAAGAGGATCGTCCAGCTGGACCTGGCCGGGATGTTGTCCGGAACCCGGTACCGCGGTGACTTCGAGGAGCGGCTGACCAAGGCGGTCGACGAGATCGTCGCCCAGGACGGTCGCCTGATCGTCTTCATCGACGAGCTGCACACGATCGTCGGTGCGGGCGCCGGTGGCGAGGGTGCGATGGATGCCGGAAACATCCTCAAGCCCAAGCTGGCTCGCGGTGACCTGCGCGTCGTCGGCGCAACCACGCTGGACGAGTACCGCAAGCACATCGAGAAGGATCCGGCGCTCGAGCGGCGGTTCCAGCCGGTGACGGTGAACGAGCCGAGTCAGGACGACGCCAAGGAGATCCTGGCCGGGCTGCGCGAGCGGTACGAGGACCATCACCGTGTCCGGTACACCGACGAGGCGATCGCGGCTGCCGTCGAACTGTCGTCGCGCTACATCGCCGACCGGTACCTGCCGGACAAGGCGATCGACCTGCTCGACCAGGCCGGCGCGCGAAAGCGCCTGCAGCTCGGCGCATCCAACCCGGATGCCAAGGCGCTGCAGCAGCGGATCGCGCGGCTCGAGCAGTCCAAGGAAGATGCAGTAGCTGCGGAAGATTACGAGCGCGCGTCGCAGTTGCGCGACGAGATCTCCGGCGCGGAGCGGCGGCTCGACGAGGCTCGCGACGGTGAACCCTCGGCAGTCGAGACGCCGTCGGTGACCGCCGAGGACATCGCCGAGGTGGTCGCCAGGGCGACCGGTATCCCGGCCAGCCAGATGACGCAGAAGGAGAAGGAACGCCTGCGTCGTCTCGAGGATGAGCTGCACCAGCGGGTCGTCGGCCAGGAGGACGCGGTCAAGGCGATCTCGCGGGCGGTGCGGCGCAGCCGGACCGGCATGGGCGATCCGCGTCGGCCCGTCGGCAGCTTCCTGTTCCTGGGACCGACCGGTGTCGGCAAGACGGAGCTGGCAAAGGCGTTGGCGCAGTCGCTGTTCGGTGACGAGAGCAAGATGCTGCGGCTCGACATGAGCGAGTTCGGCGAGCGGCACACCGCGAGCCGGTTGGTCGGGGCGCCTCCGGGCTACGTCGGCTACGGCGAGGCCGGTCAGCTCACCGAGCAGGTGCGGCGGCACCCGTACTCGGTGATCCTGCTCGACGAGATCGAGAAGGCGCACCCGGACGTGTTCAACGTGCTGCTGCAGGTGCTCGACGACGGACGGCTGACCGACGGTCAGGGTCGGACGGTGGACTTCAAGAACACCGTCCTGATCATGACCAGCAACCTCGGCTCGGACATCATCTCGAGCAAGGGCGGTGCGCTGGGCTTCACGACCGGGGACGCCGCGGCAGTGGAGAAGCCGTTGCGTGACAGGGTGATGGGCCGATTGCGGGAGTCCTTCCGGCCGGAGTTCCTCAACCGGATCGACGAGATCGTGATCTTCCGCAAGCTCGAGGCCGATCAGCTGCACCGGATCACCGATCTGCTGCTGAGCGAGAGCCGTGACCGGCTGCGGGCCAAGGACATCGACATCGAGTTCACCCCCGATGCGGTGGACTGGATCGCCGAGCACGGGCACCAGCCCGAGTTCGGGGCGCGGCCGCTGCGCAGGACCATCGCGCGTGAGGTCGACGACCGGATCGCCGATCTGCTGCTCGACGACGTCCTGGACGCCGGCGGGCGGATCACCGTCAAGGTGACCGACGACGAATTGGATCTCGTCGTCAGCTGA